A window of the Streptomyces sp. NBC_00454 genome harbors these coding sequences:
- a CDS encoding DivIVA domain-containing protein — protein sequence MSAPFTTVRGRGYRMEEVDRYLARLSGSRDEAWERVARLTVLSRQMEAEAERLGAEVSALAPQTYDELSERARRILLLAEEEAETLRLDSRADALAAAGAAEAHADRVAELARTDAEAVREQTEVRARQGLLRAGREADDARSEARDDAAAWRADAQAALAEMRRRSDALLAEREQEHVERWDAAERELAAREAELEARHGELERYAEARLAEAKRGFAEAEEAARHGQEDAEARGRELIAEARVREERVGRETDRILREHAESQEEMRAHMNHVRSSLAALTGRAPAEG from the coding sequence ATGAGTGCACCCTTTACGACCGTGCGCGGCCGCGGCTACCGCATGGAAGAGGTGGACCGGTACCTCGCGCGGCTGTCGGGGAGCCGGGACGAGGCCTGGGAGCGGGTGGCCCGGCTGACGGTGCTGTCCAGGCAGATGGAGGCGGAGGCGGAGCGGCTGGGCGCGGAGGTGTCCGCGCTGGCCCCGCAGACGTACGACGAGCTCAGCGAGCGCGCCCGCCGGATCCTGCTGCTGGCCGAGGAGGAGGCCGAGACGCTGCGGCTGGACTCGCGCGCGGACGCGCTGGCGGCGGCGGGAGCCGCCGAGGCGCACGCCGACCGGGTGGCGGAGCTGGCGCGCACGGACGCGGAGGCGGTGCGCGAGCAGACCGAGGTCCGGGCCCGGCAGGGGCTGCTGCGGGCGGGGCGCGAGGCGGACGACGCGCGGTCGGAGGCGCGGGACGACGCGGCGGCGTGGCGGGCGGACGCGCAGGCGGCGCTGGCCGAGATGCGCCGCCGGTCGGACGCGCTGCTCGCGGAGCGCGAGCAGGAGCACGTGGAGCGGTGGGACGCGGCGGAACGGGAACTGGCGGCGCGGGAGGCGGAGCTGGAGGCCCGGCACGGGGAGCTGGAGCGCTACGCGGAGGCTCGGCTGGCGGAGGCGAAGCGCGGGTTCGCGGAGGCCGAGGAGGCCGCGCGGCACGGGCAGGAGGACGCGGAGGCCAGGGGCCGGGAGCTGATCGCGGAGGCCCGGGTGCGGGAGGAGCGGGTCGGCCGGGAGACGGACCGGATCCTGCGCGAGCACGCGGAGTCCCAGGAGGAGATGCGGGCCCACATGAACCACGTCCGCTCCAGCCTCGCTGCCCTGACGGGCCGGGCTCCCGCCGAGGGCTGA
- a CDS encoding SUKH-4 family immunity protein — MVTFAQAQERAEEWINGDVPSYQHREVRVREFGLGFVVWAEDRPAGPVSGGGRQRLVIARDSGEVTLWPGLPVGEVIRRYEEEYGASAAPAEASVPVPRIDSEQTSFMLSPPEWLQEAADRAGIPPAAPAAPAAPVAPAAPVGSGAAAEPVPLRRGGEVPYEPTANDGVPSGATPWAGTDVKADDSVSVPLPATVFAPPLSGSDLEDAPPSSGVGPEARTTLMPRGSELPKTAVATPALDLSAGRPAAAGPGQGPVPPSAPAQAPAPAQAQGPAQPQPPAPGAPSGDIADAPTSKARINRPAAAPVTPPGPPGAPGGGSEQPSYAATMLASPGGPQQPTPPGPPGAPGGGLDHAATMLAGPAVTGQPIAPPGPPGAPGAPGAPGASGGGGASYAATMLAAPGGPQQPGPPGPPGVPGAGQQPAPPGPPGAPGAPGGGLDHAATMLAGPAVTGQPPAAPGPPGVPGAPGAPGAPGGGAHQAATMLAGPGVPQPPGPPGPAPQAPVPQASAPAPGVPTVGPGYQAVLRYRAPDGSEQQLIRRSAPGTPHPEWQILYELRALNVPPQQVLELHTELASCELPGGYCARMIRETWPQVRITSVAPYGTDHAGRQQGMRHLLTHQGELHQVADGPARPAPVRAPLPQVPLQPAIPLDAIAQELAGAFGPQGVFRFEQRAVSRQGVPEIVAQTLMWSGLPVDFGPFFWAQAVPGAPLPTLAEMAAQRQVQPASDAGSYLVVGSDFGKALCVQYGTAHIVAVPVEAGPGGAPVPPQFVNSSLPQFVRSLAMLGHMWRLRQHLTPEQAGRWTVDFQANLAGLDSAALASPENWWSVLLEQMWDGLL; from the coding sequence ATGGTGACGTTTGCGCAGGCGCAGGAGCGCGCCGAGGAGTGGATCAACGGGGACGTTCCCTCGTACCAGCACCGCGAGGTGCGCGTACGGGAGTTCGGGCTCGGATTCGTCGTGTGGGCGGAGGACCGCCCGGCCGGTCCCGTGTCCGGTGGCGGCCGGCAGCGGCTGGTCATCGCGCGGGACAGCGGGGAGGTGACCCTCTGGCCGGGACTGCCGGTGGGTGAGGTGATCCGCCGCTACGAGGAGGAGTACGGGGCTTCGGCCGCGCCGGCCGAGGCCTCGGTTCCGGTGCCCCGGATCGACTCGGAGCAGACCTCGTTCATGCTGAGCCCGCCGGAGTGGCTGCAGGAGGCGGCGGACCGGGCGGGCATCCCGCCGGCGGCTCCCGCCGCTCCGGCAGCGCCGGTCGCTCCGGCGGCTCCGGTCGGTTCCGGGGCCGCCGCGGAGCCGGTGCCGTTGCGGCGCGGGGGCGAGGTCCCCTACGAGCCGACGGCCAACGACGGGGTGCCGTCCGGGGCCACGCCGTGGGCCGGGACCGATGTGAAGGCCGACGACTCGGTGTCCGTACCGCTGCCGGCGACGGTGTTCGCGCCGCCGCTGTCCGGGTCGGACCTGGAGGACGCTCCGCCGTCCTCCGGGGTGGGCCCGGAGGCCAGGACCACGCTGATGCCCCGGGGCAGCGAGCTGCCGAAGACGGCCGTGGCCACGCCCGCGCTGGACCTGAGCGCGGGTCGGCCGGCCGCCGCGGGGCCGGGACAGGGACCGGTTCCGCCGTCGGCTCCCGCTCAGGCTCCGGCTCCCGCCCAGGCACAGGGTCCGGCGCAGCCGCAGCCGCCCGCTCCCGGTGCGCCCTCCGGTGACATCGCCGACGCGCCGACGAGCAAGGCCCGGATCAACCGGCCCGCCGCCGCGCCCGTGACGCCGCCGGGTCCGCCCGGTGCGCCGGGCGGCGGTTCCGAGCAGCCTTCGTACGCCGCCACCATGCTCGCGAGCCCGGGCGGGCCCCAGCAGCCGACGCCTCCGGGTCCGCCCGGGGCGCCCGGTGGCGGGCTGGACCATGCCGCCACGATGCTGGCCGGTCCGGCCGTGACCGGTCAGCCGATCGCGCCTCCCGGGCCGCCCGGTGCTCCCGGTGCTCCCGGTGCGCCGGGTGCGTCCGGCGGGGGCGGAGCCTCGTACGCCGCCACCATGCTGGCGGCCCCCGGTGGCCCGCAGCAGCCCGGTCCGCCCGGTCCTCCCGGGGTGCCCGGCGCGGGCCAGCAGCCCGCGCCCCCCGGCCCGCCCGGTGCTCCGGGTGCGCCCGGTGGCGGGCTGGACCATGCCGCGACGATGCTGGCCGGCCCGGCCGTGACCGGTCAGCCGCCCGCGGCTCCCGGCCCGCCGGGGGTTCCCGGTGCTCCCGGTGCTCCCGGTGCTCCCGGTGGCGGAGCGCACCAGGCCGCGACGATGCTCGCGGGTCCCGGCGTACCCCAGCCGCCCGGCCCGCCCGGCCCCGCGCCGCAGGCCCCCGTACCGCAGGCGTCCGCCCCGGCTCCCGGGGTGCCCACGGTCGGTCCCGGCTACCAGGCCGTCCTGCGCTACCGCGCGCCCGACGGCTCCGAGCAGCAGCTCATCCGCCGCTCCGCGCCCGGTACCCCGCATCCGGAGTGGCAGATCCTGTACGAGCTGCGCGCGCTGAACGTGCCTCCGCAGCAGGTGCTGGAGCTGCACACCGAGCTGGCCTCGTGCGAGCTGCCCGGCGGCTACTGCGCCCGCATGATCCGGGAGACCTGGCCGCAGGTCCGGATCACGAGCGTGGCCCCGTACGGGACCGACCACGCGGGCCGTCAGCAGGGCATGCGGCACCTGCTGACCCACCAGGGCGAACTGCACCAGGTGGCGGACGGTCCGGCGCGTCCGGCGCCGGTCCGCGCGCCGCTGCCGCAGGTGCCGTTGCAGCCGGCGATCCCGCTGGACGCGATCGCGCAGGAGCTGGCGGGGGCGTTCGGGCCGCAGGGCGTGTTCCGCTTCGAGCAGCGCGCGGTGTCCCGGCAGGGTGTGCCGGAGATCGTGGCGCAGACGCTGATGTGGTCCGGACTGCCGGTCGATTTCGGGCCGTTCTTCTGGGCGCAGGCCGTCCCGGGTGCCCCGCTGCCGACGCTGGCCGAAATGGCGGCGCAGCGGCAGGTGCAGCCGGCTTCGGACGCGGGCTCCTACCTCGTGGTCGGCAGCGACTTCGGCAAGGCGCTGTGCGTGCAGTACGGGACCGCCCACATCGTCGCGGTGCCGGTCGAGGCCGGTCCGGGCGGGGCCCCGGTGCCTCCGCAGTTCGTCAACTCCTCGCTGCCGCAGTTCGTACGGTCGCTGGCGATGCTGGGTCACATGTGGCGGCTGCGCCAGCACCTGACGCCGGAGCAGGCGGGCCGCTGGACCGTCGACTTCCAGGCGAATCTGGCCGGGCTCGACAGCGCGGCGCTGGCTTCTCCGGAGAACTGGTGGTCGGTCCTGCTGGAGCAGATGTGGGACGGACTTCTCTGA
- a CDS encoding SMI1/KNR4 family protein yields the protein MTTGRLGHQAAPPNAAYSGQVVHFPDPVRAARHPHGVRVDANGHPDFAPYARAAVEIADPPEGFGVDELRLTDCVSANAAMRATGHELWDTVGPVSTPHGWTWHHVSGTRRMELVPVEVKALLRHHAGLATAPVDHEKRGTRALQEVRPVHLGLPKTVVSVSEQQVQGVEEDLGYRLPEAYRSFLKAAGGCAPVGTGLDVELGLLVDQPFFTVREEAAVNDLVYVNKCLRDHLTKDYLSVAFVQGGLVAVKVRGESIGSVWFSPYDDARDQDGWSVQERVERLLLPCGTDFDAFLERLAGNPPELETVAGLMVDGGFARSVPVAGSVPAAGSAPEEG from the coding sequence ATGACGACAGGTCGGCTCGGGCATCAGGCCGCGCCACCCAACGCCGCTTACTCGGGGCAGGTCGTGCATTTCCCGGACCCCGTCCGGGCCGCTCGCCATCCCCACGGAGTTCGCGTCGACGCGAACGGGCATCCCGACTTCGCGCCCTACGCGCGCGCGGCGGTGGAGATCGCCGATCCGCCGGAGGGCTTCGGCGTGGACGAGCTGCGCTTGACGGACTGCGTGTCCGCGAACGCCGCGATGCGGGCGACCGGCCACGAACTGTGGGACACGGTCGGCCCGGTGTCGACCCCGCACGGCTGGACCTGGCACCACGTGTCCGGCACCCGCCGGATGGAGCTGGTCCCGGTGGAGGTCAAGGCACTGCTGCGGCACCACGCGGGCCTGGCCACGGCCCCGGTGGACCACGAGAAGCGCGGCACGCGGGCGCTGCAGGAGGTCCGCCCGGTGCACCTGGGGCTGCCCAAGACGGTGGTCTCGGTGTCCGAGCAGCAGGTGCAGGGGGTCGAGGAGGACCTCGGCTACCGGCTTCCGGAGGCCTACCGCTCCTTCCTGAAGGCGGCCGGCGGCTGCGCGCCCGTGGGTACGGGGCTGGACGTGGAGCTCGGCCTGCTGGTGGACCAGCCGTTCTTCACGGTGCGCGAGGAGGCGGCGGTCAACGACCTCGTCTACGTCAACAAGTGTCTGCGGGACCACCTCACGAAGGACTACCTCAGCGTGGCCTTCGTGCAGGGCGGGCTCGTCGCGGTGAAGGTGCGGGGCGAGTCGATCGGTTCGGTGTGGTTCTCCCCGTACGACGATGCGCGCGACCAGGACGGCTGGTCGGTCCAGGAGCGCGTGGAGCGTTTGCTGCTGCCGTGCGGTACGGATTTCGACGCCTTTCTGGAGCGGCTCGCGGGCAATCCGCCGGAGCTGGAAACGGTGGCCGGTCTGATGGTGGACGGCGGATTCGCACGCTCGGTTCCCGTGGCCGGGTCGGTTCCGGCGGCGGGTTCCGCGCCGGAGGAGGGGTGA
- a CDS encoding YwqJ-related putative deaminase, which yields MGTPGHPGTVGPTGTVDPLSIPAQGHPAGHPAGATTGHGTGAAAAQGPGDPRLRWGSGDGRPVVPALRFRRDGILPTVAAALSVRGETLTGTAGKADLPPVLHALVQDFLDTLTSGQRERFTGRCPEAILLSRHLAAVEGARSKRASRKPLTPSEARRSLKHSKITARRIREDGDPLHGSYAPPCRSCEALLAHFGVRPVDLTHPE from the coding sequence ATGGGAACCCCCGGACACCCGGGAACCGTTGGCCCCACAGGGACCGTCGATCCCCTGTCCATACCGGCACAGGGCCACCCCGCCGGCCACCCCGCCGGAGCCACCACCGGCCACGGCACCGGCGCCGCGGCCGCGCAGGGACCCGGCGACCCCCGCCTGCGCTGGGGCAGCGGTGACGGCCGTCCCGTCGTGCCCGCACTCCGCTTCCGCCGCGACGGCATCCTGCCCACCGTGGCCGCCGCCCTCTCCGTCCGCGGCGAAACCCTCACCGGCACCGCCGGCAAGGCCGACCTGCCCCCCGTACTGCACGCCCTCGTCCAGGACTTCCTCGACACCCTCACCAGCGGCCAGCGCGAACGCTTCACCGGCCGGTGTCCGGAGGCGATCCTGCTCTCCCGCCACCTGGCCGCCGTCGAGGGCGCCCGCAGCAAGCGCGCCTCGCGCAAGCCGCTCACCCCGAGCGAGGCCCGCCGCTCCCTCAAGCACTCCAAGATCACCGCCCGCCGCATCCGCGAGGACGGCGACCCGCTCCACGGCAGCTACGCACCTCCCTGCCGCTCCTGCGAGGCCCTCCTCGCCCACTTCGGCGTACGCCCCGTCGACCTCACCCACCCCGAGTAG
- a CDS encoding SUKH-3 domain-containing protein codes for MTATSASYDRSSAARFPVAVDSALRSAGWEPGRWDIKQAEYWADALRDHTTPAGHRHTVFPAAVEAWAEFGNLTVTAPGPGRQIAPTAIRLDPLTGLHMARTFADLGRALSTQLCPLGVEADGTSHLALDREGRVYCVDHTGDWYLGAGLDEALTLLLTGLQPTRLTTA; via the coding sequence ATGACCGCCACCTCCGCTTCCTACGACCGCTCCTCGGCCGCCCGCTTCCCGGTCGCCGTGGACTCCGCCCTGCGCTCCGCCGGCTGGGAGCCGGGCCGCTGGGACATCAAGCAGGCCGAGTACTGGGCCGACGCCCTGCGCGACCACACCACCCCCGCCGGGCACCGCCACACCGTCTTCCCGGCGGCCGTCGAAGCCTGGGCGGAGTTCGGGAACCTCACCGTCACCGCCCCGGGCCCCGGCCGCCAGATCGCCCCCACCGCGATACGGCTGGACCCCCTCACGGGCCTCCACATGGCCCGCACCTTCGCGGACCTCGGCCGCGCCCTGTCCACCCAGCTCTGCCCGCTGGGCGTCGAGGCCGACGGAACGTCCCACCTCGCCCTCGACCGCGAGGGCCGGGTCTACTGCGTGGACCACACCGGCGACTGGTACCTCGGAGCCGGCCTCGACGAGGCCCTCACCCTCCTCCTGACCGGCCTCCAGCCGACCCGCCTGACGACGGCCTAA
- a CDS encoding sensor histidine kinase encodes MTSTGDVVEGRAGPPLWWARRRDAVGDVVLGGVSAVECAWEGVGFAHEAGIPAFAGLLFGLAVGATLVLRRRRPIAVVLVGIAVSPAAMGFLLGVVGLYTLATSEVPRRITATLTSMSLAATFVVMYMRTRGDQGASHTLVIVLSVFVAVALTVPPVLLGLYTAARRRLMESLHERADSLERELSLLADRAEERAEWARTEERTRIAREMHDVVAHRVSLMVVHAAALQAIALKDPAKAVKNAALVGDMGRQALTELREMLGVLRAEAPKPVAVTVPVALVGSFDDGPTLAELEALVGQSRAAGMTVELDVRGACAAAYAAEVEQTAYRVVQEALTNCHKHAPGARVVVRLAHREGEVAMQVENGPCDGKAAEPGLPSGGNGLVGMRERVLGLGGVFVSGPTDEGGFKVSAVLPSDRG; translated from the coding sequence ATGACCAGTACGGGGGATGTAGTGGAAGGCCGCGCTGGGCCGCCTTTGTGGTGGGCGCGGCGGCGGGATGCCGTGGGGGACGTGGTGCTCGGCGGGGTGTCCGCCGTCGAGTGCGCCTGGGAAGGCGTCGGATTCGCCCACGAGGCGGGGATCCCGGCCTTCGCCGGATTGCTGTTCGGGCTCGCGGTCGGGGCCACGCTCGTGCTGCGGCGGCGCCGGCCGATCGCCGTGGTGCTGGTCGGGATCGCCGTCTCGCCCGCGGCCATGGGGTTCCTGCTCGGCGTGGTCGGGCTGTACACGCTCGCCACCTCCGAGGTGCCCCGGCGGATCACCGCGACCCTGACGTCGATGTCACTGGCCGCGACCTTCGTGGTGATGTACATGCGGACCCGCGGGGACCAGGGGGCCAGTCACACCCTCGTCATCGTGCTGTCCGTGTTCGTGGCGGTGGCGCTGACCGTGCCGCCGGTGCTGCTCGGTCTGTACACGGCGGCCCGCAGACGGCTGATGGAGAGCCTGCACGAACGCGCGGACTCGCTGGAGCGCGAGCTGTCGCTGCTCGCGGACCGGGCGGAGGAGCGGGCCGAGTGGGCCCGTACGGAGGAGCGGACGCGGATCGCCCGCGAGATGCACGACGTGGTCGCGCACCGGGTGTCGCTGATGGTGGTGCACGCGGCGGCGCTGCAGGCGATCGCGCTCAAGGACCCGGCGAAGGCCGTGAAGAACGCCGCGCTGGTCGGGGACATGGGCCGCCAGGCGCTCACCGAGCTGCGCGAGATGCTCGGGGTGCTGCGCGCGGAGGCGCCGAAGCCGGTGGCCGTGACCGTGCCCGTGGCCCTGGTGGGGAGCTTCGACGACGGGCCGACGCTGGCGGAGCTGGAGGCGCTGGTCGGTCAGTCGCGGGCGGCCGGGATGACCGTGGAGCTGGACGTACGGGGCGCATGCGCGGCCGCGTACGCGGCGGAGGTGGAGCAGACGGCCTACCGGGTGGTCCAGGAGGCGCTGACCAACTGCCACAAGCACGCTCCGGGCGCGCGGGTCGTCGTACGCCTCGCGCACCGGGAGGGCGAGGTGGCCATGCAGGTGGAGAACGGCCCGTGCGACGGCAAGGCCGCCGAACCGGGACTGCCGAGCGGCGGCAACGGTCTGGTCGGGATGCGGGAGCGGGTGCTCGGGCTGGGCGGGGTCTTCGTGTCCGGGCCGACGGACGAGGGCGGCTTCAAGGTCTCGGCGGTCCTGCCGAGCGACAGGGGGTAG
- the glmU gene encoding bifunctional UDP-N-acetylglucosamine diphosphorylase/glucosamine-1-phosphate N-acetyltransferase GlmU yields MSANRPAAVVVLAAGEGTRMKSATPKVLHEISGRSLVGHVVAASRELDPTHLVVVVGHAREQVTAHLAAIDADVRTAVQYEQNGTGHAVRMALEELGGEPAGTVVVVCGDTPLLTGETLAALTATHEADGNAVTVLTAEVPDSTGYGRIIRGADGAVTAIVEHKDATDAQRAIREINSGVFAFDGALLADALGKVRTDNSQGEEYLTDVLGILREAGHRVGAAVGADHRQILGINNRVQLAEARALLNARLLERAMLAGVTIVDPASTLVDVTVTFGRDAVVHPGTQLLGTTHIAEEAEVGPNSRLTDTHVGPRARVDNTVADTAVVGESATVGPFAYLRPGTNLGAKAKAGTYVEMKNATIGEGTKVPHLSYVGDATIGEYTNIGAASVFVNYDGEHKHHTTVGSHCKTGSDNMFVAPVTIGDGAYTAAGSVITKDVPPGALAVARGQQRNIEGWVARKRPGSAAATAAQSAVHEDSDER; encoded by the coding sequence GTGAGCGCCAACCGCCCGGCAGCCGTCGTCGTACTCGCAGCGGGTGAAGGCACCCGCATGAAGTCGGCCACACCCAAGGTTCTGCACGAGATCAGCGGGCGCTCGCTCGTCGGTCACGTAGTCGCCGCCTCCCGCGAGCTGGACCCCACCCATCTCGTCGTGGTCGTCGGCCACGCCCGCGAGCAGGTCACCGCGCACCTCGCCGCCATCGACGCCGATGTCCGCACCGCGGTCCAGTACGAGCAGAACGGCACCGGGCACGCCGTCCGGATGGCCCTCGAGGAGCTGGGCGGCGAGCCCGCCGGCACCGTGGTCGTCGTCTGCGGCGACACCCCGCTGCTGACCGGCGAGACCCTGGCCGCACTGACGGCCACGCACGAGGCCGACGGCAACGCCGTCACCGTGCTGACCGCCGAGGTGCCGGACTCCACCGGCTACGGCCGCATCATCCGCGGCGCCGACGGGGCGGTCACCGCCATCGTCGAGCACAAGGACGCCACCGACGCCCAGCGGGCGATCCGCGAGATCAACTCCGGGGTCTTCGCCTTCGACGGCGCCCTCCTCGCGGACGCCCTCGGCAAGGTCCGCACCGACAACAGCCAGGGCGAGGAGTACCTCACCGACGTGCTCGGCATCCTGCGCGAAGCCGGCCACCGCGTCGGCGCCGCCGTGGGCGCGGACCACCGGCAGATCCTCGGGATCAACAACCGGGTCCAGCTCGCCGAGGCGCGCGCGCTGCTCAACGCCCGCCTGCTGGAGCGCGCGATGCTCGCCGGCGTGACGATCGTCGACCCGGCGAGCACGCTCGTCGACGTGACCGTCACCTTCGGCCGCGACGCCGTCGTCCACCCGGGCACCCAGCTCCTGGGCACCACCCACATCGCCGAAGAGGCCGAGGTCGGCCCGAACAGCCGCCTGACGGACACCCACGTCGGCCCGCGGGCCCGTGTGGACAACACGGTGGCGGACACCGCCGTCGTCGGCGAGTCGGCGACCGTGGGCCCGTTCGCGTACCTGCGTCCGGGCACGAACCTGGGCGCGAAGGCCAAGGCCGGCACGTACGTGGAGATGAAGAACGCCACGATCGGCGAGGGCACCAAGGTCCCGCACCTCTCGTACGTCGGCGACGCGACGATCGGCGAGTACACGAACATCGGCGCGGCCAGCGTGTTCGTGAACTACGACGGTGAACACAAGCACCACACGACCGTCGGCTCACACTGCAAGACGGGTTCGGACAACATGTTTGTGGCTCCCGTCACGATCGGGGACGGCGCCTACACGGCCGCCGGGTCCGTGATCACCAAGGATGTGCCGCCCGGTGCGCTGGCCGTGGCCCGTGGCCAGCAGCGGAATATCGAGGGCTGGGTGGCCCGCAAGCGTCCGGGAAGTGCCGCCGCGACAGCGGCTCAGTCGGCGGTCCACGAGGACTCCGACGAACGCTGA
- a CDS encoding ribose-phosphate diphosphokinase, protein MTGIKTTGEKKLMLFSGRAHPELAEEVAHQLGVGLVPTKAFDFANGEIYVRFQESARGADCFLIQSHTAPINKWIMEQLIMIDALKRASARSITVIVPSYGYARQDKKHKGREPISARLVADLLKTAGADRILTVDLHTDQIQGFFDGPVDHLSALSVLADYVGAKVDRAKLTIVSPDAGRVRVADRWCDRLDAPLAIVHKRRDKDVANQVTVHEVVGEVKGRVCVLVDDMIDTGGTICAAADALFAHGAEDVIVTATHGILSGPAADRLKNSKVSEFVFTNTLPDPSDLELDKITVLSIAPMIARAVREVFEDGSVTSLFEEQQ, encoded by the coding sequence GTGACCGGGATCAAGACGACCGGCGAGAAGAAGTTGATGCTCTTCTCCGGCCGCGCCCACCCCGAGCTGGCCGAGGAGGTCGCGCACCAGCTCGGTGTCGGCCTCGTGCCGACCAAGGCTTTCGACTTCGCGAACGGCGAGATCTACGTCCGCTTCCAGGAGTCCGCTCGCGGCGCGGACTGCTTCCTGATCCAGAGCCACACGGCTCCGATCAACAAGTGGATCATGGAGCAGCTGATCATGATCGACGCGCTCAAGCGCGCGTCGGCACGCTCCATCACCGTGATCGTCCCGTCCTACGGGTACGCCCGCCAGGACAAGAAGCACAAGGGCCGCGAGCCGATCTCGGCCCGTCTGGTCGCCGACCTGCTCAAGACCGCGGGCGCCGACCGCATCCTGACGGTCGACCTGCACACGGACCAGATCCAGGGCTTCTTCGACGGCCCGGTCGACCACCTTTCGGCCCTGTCGGTCCTCGCGGACTACGTCGGTGCCAAGGTCGACCGCGCCAAGCTGACGATCGTCTCCCCGGACGCCGGCCGCGTGCGCGTGGCCGACCGCTGGTGCGACCGCCTGGACGCGCCGCTGGCGATCGTCCACAAGCGCCGCGACAAGGACGTCGCCAACCAGGTGACCGTCCACGAGGTCGTCGGTGAGGTCAAGGGCCGCGTCTGCGTCCTGGTCGACGACATGATCGACACGGGTGGCACCATCTGCGCCGCGGCCGACGCGCTCTTCGCGCACGGCGCGGAGGACGTCATCGTGACGGCCACGCACGGCATCCTGTCGGGCCCGGCCGCCGACCGCCTGAAGAACTCCAAGGTCAGCGAGTTCGTGTTCACGAACACCCTGCCGGACCCGTCCGACCTGGAGCTCGACAAGATCACGGTGCTGTCCATCGCCCCGATGATCGCTCGCGCGGTGCGCGAGGTCTTCGAGGACGGCTCGGTCACCAGCCTGTTCGAAGAGCAGCAGTAG